A single genomic interval of Rhizobium leguminosarum bv. trifolii WSM1325 harbors:
- a CDS encoding alpha/beta hydrolase fold protein (PFAM: alpha/beta hydrolase fold~KEGG: reh:H16_B0901 predicted hydrolase or acyltransferase) — MSRDKTVNAASVATTPSSHTPEAFAFTQAARDAVGFIEINEILTLRRMVVRTASPKGTVLFLHGFPETLTVWKDIATTLALDYDVHAFDWPGYGQSSRPASGRFSYAPRAYAQVLKAYIERAGIDRSNLLIYATDIGALPVLLLALDEPTIARQIIVGDFAPFDRPQYMWENLQNLKAEPTASPTRAYMNTTSDEILENVHRRGLSPAEQFDLPIDIQQDMTRSWSLDGMTSADAFAHYYANFTRDQHYLEANLTRLKTPVKVIWGEKDIYISSEMGIEFAGKIGAQLDVLPGIGHFPHLQTSKQTVEEIRTSFR; from the coding sequence ATGTCTAGGGACAAAACCGTAAATGCTGCCTCAGTCGCGACAACTCCGTCTTCCCACACGCCTGAAGCCTTCGCTTTTACGCAAGCCGCGCGCGACGCCGTCGGCTTCATCGAGATCAATGAGATCCTGACGCTGAGGAGGATGGTTGTCCGCACCGCCTCTCCAAAAGGTACCGTGCTTTTCCTGCATGGATTTCCGGAAACACTGACGGTGTGGAAGGACATCGCGACAACGCTTGCTCTCGACTACGACGTCCATGCCTTCGATTGGCCGGGCTACGGGCAGTCGTCGCGCCCGGCTTCGGGACGGTTTTCCTATGCGCCGAGGGCGTACGCCCAGGTGTTGAAGGCCTATATCGAACGGGCAGGCATCGATCGGTCGAACCTCTTGATCTACGCGACTGACATCGGTGCCCTGCCCGTCCTGCTGCTTGCTCTCGACGAGCCGACGATCGCCAGGCAGATCATCGTCGGAGACTTCGCGCCGTTCGATCGGCCGCAATACATGTGGGAGAACCTGCAGAACCTCAAAGCCGAGCCGACCGCTTCGCCGACCCGTGCCTACATGAACACGACGAGCGACGAGATCCTCGAGAACGTGCACAGGCGCGGCCTCTCACCCGCTGAACAATTCGATCTGCCGATCGACATCCAGCAGGACATGACCCGTTCGTGGAGCCTTGACGGGATGACTTCAGCGGATGCCTTCGCTCATTACTACGCGAATTTCACCCGCGATCAGCACTATCTCGAGGCCAACCTCACCCGGCTGAAGACGCCCGTGAAGGTGATCTGGGGCGAGAAGGACATCTATATCAGCAGCGAGATGGGCATCGAGTTCGCTGGCAAGATCGGTGCACAACTCGACGTCCTGCCAGGCATCGGCCACTTTCCGCATCTTCAGACTTCGAAACAAACGGTTGAAGAAATCCGTACATCATTCAGATAA
- a CDS encoding Glyoxalase/bleomycin resistance protein/dioxygenase (PFAM: Glyoxalase/bleomycin resistance protein/dioxygenase~KEGG: nar:Saro_0439 glyoxalase/bleomycin resistance protein/dioxygenase) — protein MNDITQSRQLAADPDKVRSLPGHATVGTNDLDAASVFYDRLLAVFGIGRVLVQPNRAIYYGHRTLEFGIIKPFDGRPATVGNGGMVAFEAPSRSKVDEAHATALAGGGSDEGAPGPRGENGAGPYCAYFRDPEGNKFLIFRSGADAA, from the coding sequence ATGAACGACATTACCCAAAGCAGACAGCTGGCAGCCGACCCCGACAAGGTCCGCAGCCTCCCTGGCCACGCCACTGTCGGCACGAATGATCTGGATGCCGCGTCGGTATTCTACGACAGACTTCTGGCCGTGTTCGGGATCGGACGAGTCCTCGTCCAGCCTAACCGAGCCATCTACTACGGTCATCGCACGCTCGAATTCGGCATCATCAAGCCGTTCGATGGCCGCCCTGCCACCGTCGGCAACGGTGGAATGGTTGCTTTCGAAGCTCCGTCCCGTTCAAAGGTCGACGAAGCCCATGCAACGGCATTGGCAGGGGGCGGCTCGGACGAAGGGGCTCCTGGTCCGCGTGGCGAGAACGGTGCGGGTCCTTACTGCGCATATTTTCGCGATCCGGAAGGCAACAAGTTTCTGATCTTTCGTTCCGGCGCCGACGCTGCCTGA
- a CDS encoding transcriptional regulator, LysR family (PFAM: LysR substrate-binding; regulatory protein LysR~KEGG: smd:Smed_5569 transcriptional regulator, LysR family) → MDRLEAMRILLAVVDAGSISAGSRKLNAPLPSVSRKVAELERHLGANLIVRTSRNLQLTDAGRDYVDAARKIMADLEEAERRASGEYQTPRGVLTITMPIEYGSRYVLPVALSFMDKYPEVSLNLLSLDRTVDLVSEQVDIAIRLGELADSALHAVKIGEFRLLTCASPAYLQRHGTPERPGDLIDRDGIIFNKRTFFWTFDVDGTPMEAVPRNRLEVNTAANCVAAAVGGAGIARLFDYQVPDELASGTLVPILSDFDGPPKPIHIAYARQGLLALKVRAFVDWALPRLRKVSKNNRTLSE, encoded by the coding sequence ATGGATCGTCTCGAAGCAATGCGCATATTGCTGGCGGTCGTCGACGCCGGAAGCATCTCGGCCGGCAGCAGGAAGCTCAACGCGCCATTGCCCAGCGTCAGCCGTAAGGTGGCGGAACTTGAACGACATCTTGGGGCGAACCTCATCGTCCGCACCAGCCGCAATCTTCAGCTCACCGACGCCGGGCGTGACTATGTCGACGCCGCACGAAAGATCATGGCGGATCTTGAGGAGGCCGAGCGAAGGGCGTCCGGGGAATACCAAACGCCCAGAGGCGTGCTGACGATCACGATGCCGATCGAATACGGCAGCCGCTACGTCCTGCCCGTTGCGCTGAGCTTTATGGACAAATATCCCGAGGTATCGCTGAACCTTCTGTCGCTCGACCGCACGGTCGATCTCGTGTCCGAGCAGGTGGATATCGCGATCCGTCTCGGCGAGCTCGCCGACAGCGCCCTCCATGCCGTCAAGATTGGTGAATTCCGCCTACTGACCTGCGCGAGCCCCGCCTATCTCCAGCGGCATGGCACACCCGAGCGTCCCGGCGATCTCATCGATCGAGACGGGATCATCTTCAACAAGCGAACATTCTTCTGGACGTTTGATGTCGACGGCACGCCGATGGAGGCGGTGCCCCGCAACCGGCTGGAGGTGAATACCGCGGCGAACTGTGTTGCGGCGGCCGTCGGCGGGGCGGGGATTGCGCGGCTATTCGACTATCAGGTTCCTGACGAGCTGGCGTCCGGCACGCTCGTTCCCATCCTCAGCGATTTCGACGGCCCACCCAAACCCATTCATATCGCCTACGCGCGCCAGGGGCTTCTCGCGTTGAAGGTACGGGCTTTCGTCGACTGGGCATTGCCACGACTGCGGAAAGTCAGCAAAAATAATCGAACATTATCTGAATGA
- a CDS encoding protein of unknown function DUF599 (PFAM: protein of unknown function DUF599~KEGG: pzu:PHZ_c2989 hypothetical protein), which translates to MDFLNVAAIVFFLLVWVAVEPLMAAGWPRRNDSLSVDMVRIRTAWMREVLTRDNNFIGDAAILGHTINSASFFGSANLIVIVGLSGALFMEPNYGSGGGLIAMFAARDPAWFFQCKVLLIMATLLRGLSDFIWAVRQINYCLAAIGASPSRDEDRDIAGWTNALTLVLNPALRSFSVGVRSYYFTFAAAFWFLGPIPFAVATILSVGILIWRQSWSDAAKGIMAIRKLLD; encoded by the coding sequence ATGGATTTTCTGAACGTCGCAGCGATCGTTTTCTTCCTTCTCGTCTGGGTGGCGGTCGAGCCTTTGATGGCAGCGGGATGGCCGAGAAGGAACGATAGCCTTTCCGTCGATATGGTGCGCATTCGCACAGCCTGGATGCGCGAGGTTCTGACGCGTGACAACAACTTCATTGGCGACGCCGCGATCCTCGGGCACACGATCAATTCGGCATCCTTCTTCGGCTCCGCCAATCTCATCGTCATCGTCGGGCTCAGCGGCGCGCTGTTCATGGAGCCGAACTATGGGTCGGGTGGCGGGCTGATCGCAATGTTTGCGGCTCGGGACCCAGCGTGGTTTTTCCAGTGCAAAGTCCTCCTGATCATGGCGACGCTGCTGCGGGGATTATCCGATTTCATCTGGGCGGTCCGGCAGATCAACTACTGTCTGGCGGCGATTGGGGCCAGCCCATCCCGGGATGAAGACAGGGACATCGCCGGTTGGACGAACGCCCTGACCCTGGTTTTGAACCCTGCACTTCGATCGTTCAGCGTCGGTGTCCGATCTTACTACTTCACCTTTGCAGCGGCCTTCTGGTTTCTCGGGCCAATTCCCTTCGCTGTTGCCACCATCCTCAGCGTCGGCATTTTGATCTGGCGTCAATCCTGGTCGGATGCTGCAAAAGGGATCATGGCCATACGGAAGCTGCTTGACTAG